One Fuerstiella marisgermanici DNA window includes the following coding sequences:
- the hflC gene encoding protease modulator HflC → MAANNSVKGPAIIVIVILAAIGAYSSMFTVSERELAVVLEFGKVVDSVDEPGLNFKIPFIQEVRRFPRTQQFWSSGAHDILEALPTEDGKKVEVSVWAIWKITDAEQFIKEMRTVALAEQQVVQRVRAGVRDVLTSYDLSEVVRSTDRELTYSFGLSDVPADVPSGNEAEATDALDDTAPVAGQAKITVGREKILEEIRKRIVSQLKAEGGQEGAASIDRGIELIDVGVSNIGFAESVRRAAFERLKAFMDAIAARYHNEGERRKQEIINETKAEVEKILGEGEEQSKRLRGEVEAEIIESYAKAIRTTGDFYNFQRTLEVYENALDSETRLILTTDSDLFRMLKQISPSAASEEESPQVEGRP, encoded by the coding sequence ATGGCTGCTAACAATTCAGTCAAAGGGCCGGCCATCATCGTGATCGTCATTCTGGCGGCGATCGGCGCTTACAGTTCGATGTTTACAGTCAGCGAACGCGAACTAGCCGTGGTTTTGGAATTCGGCAAGGTGGTCGACAGCGTCGATGAGCCAGGTTTGAACTTCAAAATTCCGTTCATCCAGGAGGTCCGCCGATTTCCTCGTACACAGCAGTTCTGGTCCAGCGGTGCGCACGACATCCTGGAGGCATTGCCGACGGAGGACGGTAAGAAAGTTGAAGTTTCGGTTTGGGCGATCTGGAAAATCACGGATGCAGAACAGTTCATCAAAGAAATGCGCACCGTGGCGTTGGCCGAGCAACAGGTTGTTCAGCGTGTACGAGCAGGCGTGCGTGACGTGCTGACGTCATACGACTTGTCCGAAGTTGTACGCAGCACAGACCGGGAACTCACATACAGTTTTGGTCTCAGTGATGTGCCCGCGGATGTCCCGAGCGGCAACGAAGCCGAAGCTACAGACGCTTTGGACGATACGGCTCCCGTGGCAGGCCAGGCAAAAATCACGGTCGGCCGCGAGAAGATTTTGGAGGAGATCCGAAAGCGTATTGTTTCTCAACTGAAGGCTGAAGGAGGTCAGGAGGGCGCGGCTTCCATCGATCGCGGGATTGAGTTGATCGACGTGGGAGTCAGTAATATTGGCTTCGCAGAATCTGTGCGGCGGGCAGCGTTCGAACGTCTGAAAGCGTTCATGGATGCCATCGCGGCTCGCTATCACAACGAAGGTGAGCGACGCAAGCAGGAAATCATCAACGAAACCAAAGCTGAGGTCGAGAAGATTCTTGGTGAAGGCGAAGAGCAGAGCAAACGCTTGCGAGGCGAAGTGGAAGCCGAGATTATCGAATCGTATGCAAAGGCTATTCGCACAACCGGTGACTTCTACAACTTTCAACGAACGCTGGAAGTGTATGAGAACGCTCTGGATTCCGAGACACGCCTGATTTTGACAACAGACAGCGACTTGTTCCGCATGTTAAAGCAGATTAGTCCCTCGGCTGCGTCTGAGGAAGAATCACCGCAGGTTGAAGGCAGGCCATAG
- a CDS encoding FAD-dependent oxidoreductase has product MGSYRLAAETCECLQKWKFGWNGMMSYEIAVIGNDEAAFEVLFLAAASGKRTVAILPELRHSAWLVGKAFRSLISDLLVDRTPARKRMFATSGTPRLLRTLVARAVAHETRTHVQVLQKLGVDVLLGEARFESQNDVTVAQAAVNRRDSMTSRHIVIGTGIRRTAMHRPLGLMPFHRPEALFAGRRLPGSVCIVGGSDFGIGLASLVALFGVDTRLVAREDTASVALELAHAAGVQIGNHPSEIGIRNLGEPFSNLRADVVDCRRSVGFTQHLNLEVVNVEPDENGQLWCAENFETWCSDIFGVGDVVGFSPDTALDPVIQAERVMNRIVHALPRPHLSRQFVAASK; this is encoded by the coding sequence ATGGGTTCATATCGCTTGGCGGCGGAAACGTGTGAGTGCCTTCAGAAATGGAAATTCGGTTGGAACGGAATGATGAGCTACGAAATTGCAGTCATAGGAAATGACGAAGCCGCGTTTGAGGTACTGTTTCTTGCTGCCGCTTCGGGAAAACGGACGGTCGCCATTCTGCCCGAATTAAGGCACTCAGCATGGCTGGTTGGTAAGGCGTTTCGCAGTCTGATTTCCGATCTGCTGGTCGACCGCACGCCAGCCCGCAAACGCATGTTTGCGACGTCAGGAACGCCTCGCCTGCTGCGCACCCTGGTCGCTCGCGCAGTCGCTCACGAAACGCGAACGCACGTTCAAGTCCTGCAGAAACTTGGCGTGGACGTGCTATTGGGAGAAGCTCGCTTTGAATCGCAGAACGACGTGACGGTTGCTCAGGCGGCCGTCAATCGACGAGATTCTATGACTTCACGGCACATCGTCATCGGTACGGGCATTCGTCGGACGGCAATGCATCGACCGCTGGGGTTGATGCCGTTTCATCGCCCCGAAGCCCTGTTTGCAGGTCGCCGTTTGCCGGGTTCAGTCTGCATCGTTGGTGGCAGCGACTTTGGCATTGGCCTTGCATCGCTGGTGGCGTTGTTCGGCGTCGACACTCGGCTGGTCGCCCGAGAAGACACGGCGTCTGTCGCATTGGAACTGGCTCACGCGGCCGGCGTCCAGATCGGCAATCATCCGTCGGAGATCGGAATTCGGAACCTGGGCGAACCGTTCTCCAATCTTCGAGCCGACGTCGTTGATTGTCGTCGATCCGTCGGATTCACGCAGCACCTGAACCTGGAAGTCGTGAATGTCGAACCTGATGAGAACGGGCAACTGTGGTGCGCTGAGAACTTCGAAACCTGGTGCAGCGACATCTTTGGCGTGGGTGACGTCGTTGGCTTTTCTCCCGATACCGCGCTGGATCCCGTTATTCAGGCAGAACGAGTCATGAATCGGATTGTGCACGCACTGCCACGGCCTCATCTGTCACGACAGTTCGTGGCCGCATCAAAGTAG
- a CDS encoding RluA family pseudouridine synthase — translation MNQFLFIVEPYLSGVRIDTFLARQLRNYTPWRLHRMVCAGLVWVNGVTAEPDHRVYRDERVAIRLVEPPDKLLPPSDDAFAIVYEDPWLIVVNKPAGLIVHPVGNFRGGTLINSLQRHLDSQAKFKGLLRPGIVHRLDRMTSGLLVVTKDHLSHRLLSIDFQRGRPTKTYHALVEGCPTFERLTIDLPIGQHPGGDSILMSARPDARRPRHAKTEAMVKARHGTHSLIECRLLTGRNHQIRVHLAAVGHPVLGDEYYAANGCIRRPSEIEDTEPERRHALHACQLTFQHPILQMPLTFNAPPPNDFWELADVN, via the coding sequence GTGAATCAGTTTCTGTTTATTGTTGAGCCCTACCTTTCCGGCGTGCGGATCGACACGTTTCTGGCTCGGCAACTGCGGAACTACACCCCGTGGCGGCTGCATCGAATGGTGTGCGCGGGCTTGGTCTGGGTAAATGGCGTCACGGCCGAGCCGGATCATCGCGTCTATCGTGACGAACGCGTGGCGATCCGGCTGGTCGAACCGCCCGACAAACTGTTGCCCCCGTCAGATGATGCGTTCGCAATTGTCTACGAAGATCCGTGGCTGATCGTGGTCAACAAACCGGCAGGGCTTATCGTGCATCCGGTCGGAAATTTCCGCGGAGGCACGTTGATCAATTCGTTGCAGCGACACCTGGATTCGCAAGCGAAATTCAAAGGTCTGTTGCGGCCAGGGATCGTGCATCGCCTCGATCGTATGACGAGCGGTTTGCTGGTTGTCACCAAAGACCACCTGTCGCATCGCCTGCTTTCGATCGACTTTCAGCGAGGGCGGCCCACCAAAACCTACCATGCACTGGTTGAAGGATGCCCGACCTTCGAACGGCTCACCATCGACCTGCCCATCGGACAACATCCCGGCGGCGACAGCATTCTGATGTCCGCTCGGCCGGACGCTCGACGACCGCGACATGCAAAAACAGAAGCTATGGTGAAGGCCCGGCATGGCACGCACTCACTGATTGAGTGCCGTCTGCTGACCGGCCGGAATCACCAGATCCGCGTGCATCTGGCAGCGGTCGGGCATCCGGTTTTGGGCGACGAATACTACGCTGCGAACGGTTGTATTCGTCGCCCTTCCGAAATTGAAGACACTGAACCGGAGAGACGACATGCTTTGCACGCGTGCCAATTGACTTTTCAGCATCCGATCCTGCAGATGCCGCTGACTTTCAATGCTCCGCCGCCGAACGACTTCTGGGAACTGGCCGACGTCAACTGA
- the hflK gene encoding FtsH protease activity modulator HflK, translated as MAPNEIQIEFRREDVVKATKLIVGGFLLLAVILLVTRSMYTVQPSEQAVVLRFGKYHSTSVMGLHFCIPFVDEVLKVEVRERTLRLPFGVEGEDRPVAVKEEDVLMLTGDLNAAVVEWALQWQVADPQKYLFTFHRDQVDQDQFLQYIITAVSRTVMNRLVGDYSIGEVLTSKREEISFKATEATQQLLDRYDCGIRVTNLQLQRVLPPEQVRASYAAINEADQTRDKLENEAQKEKNTLLPQAQAERDKAIREAEGYAARRRSEVKGEIDALMVQYEQFAKAPEETRQRLYLEALEKVMSNVENKTIIDSDLQQLLPLLNLSEGSK; from the coding sequence ATGGCTCCCAACGAAATCCAAATTGAATTCCGCCGCGAGGACGTCGTCAAAGCGACGAAACTGATCGTCGGCGGATTCCTGCTGCTCGCGGTGATACTGCTTGTCACGCGATCGATGTACACGGTCCAGCCCAGCGAACAGGCGGTGGTATTGCGGTTCGGAAAGTACCACAGCACGTCCGTCATGGGCCTCCATTTTTGCATTCCGTTTGTGGATGAAGTGCTGAAGGTCGAAGTCCGAGAACGCACATTGCGCTTGCCGTTCGGAGTCGAAGGGGAAGACCGGCCGGTCGCCGTCAAAGAAGAAGACGTGCTCATGCTGACGGGCGATCTGAATGCGGCCGTCGTCGAATGGGCGTTGCAGTGGCAGGTGGCTGATCCTCAAAAGTACCTGTTTACATTCCACCGCGATCAGGTCGACCAGGACCAATTCCTGCAATACATCATTACCGCTGTCAGCCGCACAGTGATGAACCGATTGGTAGGCGACTATTCGATTGGCGAAGTCCTCACCAGCAAGCGAGAAGAAATCAGCTTTAAGGCAACCGAAGCGACTCAGCAGCTATTGGACCGATACGACTGCGGTATTCGCGTAACGAACCTGCAGTTGCAACGAGTGCTGCCGCCCGAACAGGTCCGTGCGTCCTATGCGGCAATTAACGAGGCCGACCAGACTCGTGACAAGCTGGAGAACGAAGCTCAGAAAGAAAAGAACACGTTGCTTCCGCAGGCGCAGGCGGAACGCGACAAAGCCATTCGGGAAGCCGAAGGTTATGCAGCTCGGCGACGCTCCGAAGTCAAGGGGGAGATTGATGCTTTGATGGTTCAGTACGAACAGTTTGCGAAAGCCCCGGAAGAAACGCGCCAGCGGCTGTATCTGGAAGCTCTGGAAAAAGTCATGTCCAACGTCGAAAACAAAACGATCATTGATTCCGACCTGCAGCAATTGCTGCCGTTGTTGAATCTTAGCGAAGGGAGCAAGTGA
- a CDS encoding Gfo/Idh/MocA family protein, which yields MSTSHQPSRRRFLQNVAAAGAATILAPSANRAFGYRSPNDRPVFATIGLRNQGWTITSKSFKFADFAALADADANVLAENVSKTEKAQKKKPDAYKDYRKILDRDDIDAVMIATPDHWHTKIAVEAMLAGKDVYCEKPLTLTIDEGKLIEKVVKQTGRVFQVGTMQRSESQQRFLQAVALVKHGRIGTVKKVTCGINGMIASPVIPVAPVPEQIDWDMWLGPAPKVDYRALPELREGYGGGVPLYSNCHYSFRNWHEYSGGKLTDWGAHHVDIACWALGATDTGPSKITPTKFTLPVEYKDGHPVVNDQYNAATAFEISVAMPNDVEMVIKSEGDNGIMFEGSKGRFFVNRGKIVGKPVEDLADNPLPDNAIEEVYGGPVSANHTANFIEGMNSRKQPISDVWSHNRMLEICHLSNIAMRLDRELKWDPKKREIIGDDQANSFLSRESRKEYSINM from the coding sequence TGTCCACATCTCATCAACCCAGCCGTCGGCGTTTCCTTCAGAATGTTGCAGCGGCCGGAGCGGCTACGATCCTTGCTCCTTCGGCTAACCGAGCGTTCGGGTACCGGTCACCGAACGACCGTCCCGTGTTTGCCACCATTGGTCTGCGAAACCAGGGATGGACGATCACGTCGAAGTCGTTCAAGTTCGCCGACTTCGCGGCTCTTGCCGATGCTGATGCAAACGTATTGGCCGAGAACGTCAGTAAGACAGAGAAGGCTCAAAAGAAAAAACCGGACGCCTACAAAGACTACCGCAAAATTCTTGACCGCGATGATATCGACGCTGTCATGATTGCCACACCGGATCACTGGCACACAAAGATCGCCGTTGAAGCGATGCTGGCTGGCAAAGACGTTTACTGCGAAAAGCCGCTGACGCTGACCATCGACGAAGGCAAGTTAATCGAAAAGGTCGTGAAGCAAACAGGCCGCGTGTTCCAGGTTGGCACGATGCAACGCTCGGAATCACAGCAGCGGTTTCTACAGGCCGTGGCCCTGGTCAAGCATGGACGAATCGGCACCGTTAAGAAGGTGACCTGCGGCATCAATGGAATGATCGCGTCACCCGTGATTCCCGTGGCACCGGTGCCTGAACAAATTGATTGGGACATGTGGTTGGGACCAGCTCCCAAAGTTGACTATCGAGCTCTTCCGGAGCTGCGCGAAGGCTATGGTGGTGGCGTTCCACTCTACAGCAATTGCCACTACTCGTTTCGTAACTGGCATGAATATTCCGGCGGCAAGCTCACCGACTGGGGAGCTCATCATGTGGACATTGCCTGTTGGGCGCTGGGCGCGACCGACACCGGGCCGAGTAAAATCACGCCGACGAAGTTCACACTGCCCGTCGAATACAAAGACGGCCATCCAGTTGTGAACGATCAATATAATGCCGCCACGGCGTTTGAGATCAGCGTGGCGATGCCCAATGACGTGGAAATGGTGATCAAGAGTGAAGGTGACAACGGCATCATGTTTGAAGGTTCGAAAGGCCGCTTCTTCGTCAACCGTGGCAAAATCGTTGGCAAGCCGGTTGAAGACCTGGCGGACAATCCGCTGCCGGACAATGCCATCGAAGAAGTCTATGGCGGACCAGTCAGCGCCAATCACACGGCCAACTTCATCGAGGGCATGAACTCTCGCAAGCAGCCAATTTCTGACGTGTGGTCGCACAACCGCATGCTGGAAATCTGTCACCTGTCGAACATCGCGATGCGGCTGGATCGCGAACTTAAATGGGATCCGAAGAAACGCGAAATCATCGGCGACGATCAGGCGAACTCGTTTCTTAGCCGAGAAAGCCGCAAGGAATATTCGATTAACATGTAG